A DNA window from Pseudodesulfovibrio thermohalotolerans contains the following coding sequences:
- a CDS encoding SPOR domain-containing protein: MKKTILALAALTAAALVLGGCFRKHIESAPSARQPAQRTVTTPAPAQPVIEETHMVGEEKPMDGPMEEVYEVDAAKQAGAKTPSVGEADLAEEALPDADQLKREAEAAASKQAAPATERAASPAPEPDRTNPWADPEDEVVGIGSQPVAPDAEAAQTATGPYFVQVGAFSDVENANRALARLIEDGYKGSVIVKTNEGLYRVQAGSFPDEASAGSALEILKADYPKGFVLKKP; encoded by the coding sequence ATGAAAAAAACCATACTGGCCCTTGCGGCGCTGACTGCCGCCGCACTCGTGCTGGGCGGTTGCTTCCGCAAGCACATCGAATCCGCGCCGTCGGCGCGGCAGCCCGCCCAACGGACCGTAACGACGCCCGCGCCTGCGCAGCCCGTTATCGAAGAGACTCACATGGTGGGCGAAGAAAAGCCCATGGACGGCCCGATGGAGGAAGTCTACGAGGTGGACGCCGCCAAACAGGCGGGAGCCAAAACACCCTCCGTGGGCGAGGCCGACCTGGCCGAGGAAGCACTTCCCGACGCGGACCAACTCAAGCGCGAGGCCGAGGCCGCCGCGAGCAAGCAGGCCGCGCCCGCGACCGAACGCGCCGCCTCCCCCGCTCCGGAACCTGACCGAACCAATCCCTGGGCCGACCCTGAAGACGAAGTCGTCGGCATCGGCAGCCAGCCGGTCGCACCAGACGCCGAGGCTGCCCAAACCGCGACCGGCCCGTATTTCGTGCAGGTGGGAGCGTTCTCGGACGTCGAAAACGCAAACAGAGCCCTGGCGCGTCTCATAGAAGACGGCTACAAGGGCTCTGTAATAGTCAAAACCAACGAGGGACTATACCGCGTGCAGGCGGGTTCGTTCCCGGACGAAGCATCGGCCGGGAGCGCCCTGGAAATCCTGAAGGCGGACTATCCCAAGGGGTTCGTGCTGAAGAAGCCGTAG
- a CDS encoding protein kinase domain-containing protein has product MRIGRYEIRGLLGRGGMGAVYKAAMPVTGRIVALKVLKPAEIMEDLVGEDALREMFYKEASAMASISHPNVAAILDVCGGSGSADSVSVLPHFTMEYYCGNLGALMGETYEVERESRRLGVETSLAIARGMIGGLDRLHYEGIIHRDVKPFNVMLAEDQGGPGTVKLIDFGLSKLRGERTVRHKGMVVGSPYYAAPEQEADPESADERSDLYSVGVTLYRMLTGRLPESREARPICDVHADLDCRWDDFFATVLARAPEARFPDGLSMLEALDELEARWREQRDAVCAAPDLLDDPEDCGAVPRPRSEPVKVGLKEGRNAFGLDELWRPEQYAHGEFSDQGDGTVIERSSGLTWELDGSRYPLTWERAAAHVARLNRNAFAGRADWRLPTVAELATLFTGRTEPGEFCLQPAFDPRKARLWSADRKAFTAAWYVDAELGFVWWQDLTCRFFARAVAG; this is encoded by the coding sequence ATGCGAATAGGACGATACGAAATACGCGGCCTGCTCGGCCGGGGCGGCATGGGTGCGGTGTACAAGGCGGCCATGCCCGTGACCGGGCGGATAGTGGCCCTCAAGGTCCTCAAGCCCGCCGAGATCATGGAGGATCTCGTGGGAGAGGACGCCCTGCGGGAGATGTTCTACAAGGAGGCCTCGGCCATGGCTTCCATCAGCCATCCCAACGTGGCCGCCATTCTCGACGTGTGTGGCGGGAGCGGGAGCGCGGACAGCGTCTCCGTGCTTCCGCATTTCACCATGGAATATTATTGCGGCAACCTCGGCGCGCTCATGGGCGAGACCTACGAGGTGGAGCGGGAGTCCCGGCGGCTCGGCGTGGAGACCTCGCTGGCCATCGCGCGCGGCATGATAGGCGGTCTGGATCGGCTGCATTATGAGGGCATCATCCACCGCGACGTCAAACCGTTTAACGTCATGCTCGCCGAGGACCAGGGCGGACCCGGCACGGTCAAGCTCATCGACTTCGGCCTGTCCAAGCTGCGCGGCGAACGGACTGTGCGTCACAAGGGCATGGTCGTGGGCTCGCCATACTACGCCGCCCCGGAACAGGAAGCGGACCCGGAATCGGCCGACGAGCGGTCGGACCTCTACTCCGTGGGCGTGACCCTGTACCGGATGCTTACCGGACGATTGCCGGAATCCAGGGAGGCACGGCCCATCTGCGACGTGCACGCGGACCTGGATTGCCGGTGGGATGATTTCTTCGCCACGGTCCTGGCACGCGCTCCCGAGGCGCGTTTCCCGGACGGCCTGTCCATGCTCGAAGCCCTGGACGAGCTTGAAGCCCGTTGGCGCGAGCAGCGGGATGCCGTTTGCGCGGCCCCGGACCTCCTTGACGATCCAGAGGACTGCGGGGCGGTCCCGCGCCCCCGGTCCGAGCCGGTCAAGGTCGGCCTCAAGGAAGGGCGCAACGCCTTTGGTCTGGATGAATTATGGCGGCCCGAACAGTACGCCCACGGGGAATTCTCCGATCAGGGCGACGGCACCGTGATCGAGCGGTCCTCCGGGTTGACCTGGGAGCTTGACGGTTCCCGTTATCCCCTCACCTGGGAGCGCGCGGCGGCCCATGTGGCCCGCTTGAACCGCAACGCGTTCGCAGGCCGCGCCGACTGGCGGCTGCCGACCGTGGCTGAGCTTGCCACGCTTTTCACCGGCCGCACCGAACCCGGCGAGTTCTGTCTCCAGCCCGCCTTCGACCCGCGCAAGGCCCGCCTTTGGTCTGCCGACCGCAAGGCCTTCACCGCCGCCTGGTATGTGGACGCCGAACTCGGTTTCGTCTGGTGGCAGGACCTGACCTGCCGCTTCTTTGCCCGCGCCGTGGCCGGGTAG